In Candidatus Vicinibacter proximus, the following are encoded in one genomic region:
- a CDS encoding DUF1295 domain-containing protein, whose amino-acid sequence MEQQVYFNYFLYAWIGLAILIFPIQFRVTAPYGRHYKSGWGSGMSNRWGWLTMESVSFVVLSIFFLSSPGVSSKFAWFAYILWSLHYIHRSFIFPFRTKTGGKLIPLSIVFSAIFFNVINAGTNGYYLGYLENYSDSWFSDPRFVVGLILFSIGVSVNVWADNYLIRLRSNSSQGYQIPRGGFFEYISCPNHFGEMVEWIGFAVMSWNLPACAFAIWTIANLFPRAWSHHRWYRKEFVNYPSDRKAVIPFLL is encoded by the coding sequence GTGGAACAACAAGTATATTTCAATTATTTTCTATATGCCTGGATCGGTTTGGCTATCTTGATCTTTCCTATTCAGTTTAGGGTCACGGCTCCATACGGAAGGCACTACAAATCAGGATGGGGCAGTGGCATGTCCAATCGCTGGGGATGGTTGACGATGGAATCCGTTTCTTTTGTTGTATTGAGTATATTTTTTTTATCATCTCCCGGAGTATCCTCTAAGTTTGCCTGGTTTGCTTATATCCTGTGGTCCTTGCATTACATTCACCGCTCTTTTATTTTTCCATTCAGGACGAAAACCGGCGGAAAGTTAATTCCGCTCAGCATCGTTTTTTCAGCGATATTTTTTAATGTCATCAATGCAGGTACCAATGGTTACTATCTGGGGTATCTGGAAAATTATTCGGACAGTTGGTTTTCCGATCCGAGGTTTGTCGTCGGGCTTATTTTATTCAGCATCGGTGTATCGGTGAATGTATGGGCAGATAATTATCTGATCAGACTTCGCAGCAATTCATCACAAGGATATCAGATTCCGAGAGGTGGATTCTTTGAATACATTTCTTGTCCGAATCATTTTGGAGAAATGGTGGAGTGGATTGGTTTTGCTGTGATGTCTTGGAATCTTCCTGCATGTGCATTTGCCATTTGGACAATTGCCAATCTTTTTCCGCGCGCATGGAGTCATCATCGCTGGTACAGAAAAGAATTTGTGAATTACCCATCCGACAGAAAAGCGGTTATTCCTTTCTTGCTGTGA
- a CDS encoding DUF3575 domain-containing protein — translation MFEYIQRMMLIFAIMQPLIACTQDLYLKGKVLAFPVTGISAVALSIGFEKIYQGRHSASAMMHFSQFGSNDYDGSVHSSFKISPEYRYYFKHSTHPASKKYFMGIFTEFTRCVQKYGGEQSGPEINLYTRELSIDPGLIIGKNFKLSSRWHLEMYAGPKCRFVASRTKTINAGNYFYHDEHSIKPGIKTGFNFAFRI, via the coding sequence ATGTTTGAATACATACAAAGAATGATGCTGATTTTTGCAATCATGCAGCCCCTTATTGCTTGCACACAAGATCTTTACCTTAAAGGGAAAGTGCTTGCTTTCCCCGTAACAGGGATATCAGCCGTTGCGTTAAGTATTGGTTTCGAAAAAATTTATCAGGGTAGACATTCTGCTTCTGCTATGATGCACTTTAGTCAGTTTGGTTCAAATGACTATGATGGCTCTGTTCATTCAAGCTTTAAAATTAGTCCGGAATACAGATATTATTTCAAGCACAGTACACATCCTGCATCCAAAAAATATTTCATGGGAATTTTTACAGAGTTTACAAGATGTGTTCAAAAATATGGCGGTGAACAAAGCGGCCCCGAAATTAATCTCTATACCAGGGAACTTTCTATTGATCCGGGTTTGATTATTGGAAAAAATTTCAAGCTTTCCTCCAGATGGCATCTGGAGATGTATGCCGGTCCTAAGTGTCGTTTTGTTGCATCCAGAACAAAAACAATAAATGCAGGAAATTATTTTTACCATGATGAACATTCAATTAAGCCGGGCATCAAAACCGGTTTCAATTTTGCGTTTCGAATTTGA
- a CDS encoding MFS transporter: protein MSQASKKAELGWVIFDWANSSYSLVISTAIFPTFFIAMTDEKIPFMGFNLSNSAVYSFAVAFAYLVVCFLSPVLSGIADYGGHRKLFMRIFTTLGSLCCMMLFFFDGMDHLWIGLLAFMGAATCHAGSLVFYDSYLSELVPPKRSDKLSARGYAFGYVGSVILLISNILMIQKPEWFGFTEEMVKNHVPVRMAFFAVGAWWLGFSQLSFAWLPKDKSVASKKFLLSEGLHELQKAWKQIQLQPSVFYYLASFFCYSAGVQTVVYLASPFAQKELGFESSELIIVILLLQIVAIGGAYIFAHVSKLTNNLVSMKWMLFIWVIICIACYFIHTKIHFYFIAGMVGMVIGGIQAISRSTYSKLLPHDHRDITCFFSFYDVVYYISIVSGTLLFGLIEQISGSMRYSVLSLIMFFILGFVLIGKVKKEHLASE, encoded by the coding sequence ATGTCACAAGCAAGCAAAAAAGCCGAACTCGGTTGGGTAATATTTGACTGGGCAAATTCCTCCTATTCTCTTGTCATTTCCACTGCGATTTTTCCCACCTTTTTCATCGCTATGACGGATGAAAAAATCCCATTTATGGGTTTTAATTTAAGCAACTCCGCAGTATATTCTTTTGCAGTAGCTTTTGCCTATTTGGTGGTCTGCTTTCTTTCCCCTGTGTTGTCCGGGATTGCTGATTATGGGGGACATAGAAAATTGTTTATGCGCATTTTTACCACATTGGGTAGCCTGTGTTGTATGATGCTGTTTTTCTTTGATGGAATGGACCACTTATGGATCGGGTTACTTGCATTCATGGGTGCTGCGACCTGTCACGCCGGATCGTTGGTATTTTATGACTCCTATCTGTCGGAACTTGTGCCACCAAAACGATCGGATAAGTTAAGTGCAAGAGGTTATGCTTTCGGATATGTTGGCAGTGTCATCCTTCTAATCTCCAACATTTTAATGATTCAAAAACCGGAATGGTTTGGATTTACTGAGGAAATGGTAAAAAATCATGTTCCTGTGAGAATGGCATTCTTTGCAGTAGGTGCATGGTGGCTTGGTTTTAGTCAATTATCCTTTGCCTGGTTACCAAAAGATAAATCGGTTGCCAGTAAGAAATTTCTACTTTCCGAAGGACTCCATGAGTTGCAAAAAGCATGGAAACAAATTCAACTACAACCATCGGTATTTTACTATCTGGCATCATTTTTTTGTTACAGTGCCGGAGTACAGACTGTAGTATATCTTGCATCACCGTTTGCACAAAAAGAACTTGGCTTTGAATCTTCGGAACTCATCATTGTAATTTTACTTTTGCAAATTGTTGCCATTGGAGGTGCCTATATTTTTGCACATGTATCCAAGCTTACCAACAATCTGGTGAGTATGAAATGGATGCTTTTTATCTGGGTAATTATCTGTATTGCCTGTTATTTTATCCATACCAAAATTCACTTTTATTTTATTGCAGGAATGGTAGGGATGGTTATTGGCGGAATTCAAGCAATCTCCAGATCTACCTACTCAAAATTACTTCCACACGACCACAGAGACATAACCTGTTTCTTTAGCTTTTATGATGTGGTTTATTATATCTCCATTGTAAGTGGTACATTATTATTTGGATTGATCGAACAAATTTCCGGAAGCATGCGCTACAGTGTATTAAGCCTCATTATGTTTTTTATCCTGGGATTTGTGTTGATCGGAAAAGTAAAAAAAGAACATCTTGCATCGGAATGA
- a CDS encoding glycosyltransferase family 2 protein has product MIIDVITPALNEEKAIASVIRDIPKGLIRHFIVCDNGSFDRTAEIARSMGALVIHEPERGYGAACLKGIAYLKDLPIDKQPDIVVFIDADYSDFPEEIPELVRPILEGKADLVIGSRVLGNADRGSLTFVQRFGNALATLLIRLIYGYQFTDLGPFRAIRFKTLLELGMKDRNFGWTVEMQIRAAKLKISATEIPVNYKNRIGKSKVSGTVKGSILAGYKIIYTIFKLL; this is encoded by the coding sequence ATGATCATTGATGTCATTACGCCTGCACTCAATGAAGAGAAGGCAATCGCGAGTGTAATTCGGGACATCCCTAAAGGTTTAATAAGACATTTTATCGTCTGTGACAATGGCAGCTTCGACCGAACTGCTGAAATTGCCCGATCCATGGGCGCATTGGTGATCCATGAGCCTGAGCGGGGTTATGGCGCTGCTTGCCTTAAAGGGATTGCATATCTTAAAGACTTGCCTATTGACAAACAACCGGATATCGTGGTGTTTATCGATGCCGATTATTCTGATTTTCCAGAAGAAATCCCTGAACTCGTCAGACCTATCCTGGAAGGCAAAGCAGATCTGGTTATTGGGTCCCGGGTCTTGGGAAATGCAGATCGCGGCTCTTTAACTTTTGTCCAGCGGTTTGGCAATGCGTTGGCAACCCTTTTGATCCGATTAATCTACGGCTACCAGTTTACCGACCTGGGACCGTTCAGGGCGATCAGATTCAAGACCTTACTAGAACTTGGCATGAAAGACCGGAATTTTGGCTGGACCGTAGAGATGCAAATCCGTGCGGCTAAGTTGAAAATAAGTGCCACGGAAATTCCGGTTAACTACAAAAACCGTATTGGTAAATCAAAAGTATCCGGCACCGTTAAAGGGAGTATTTTGGCTGGCTACAAGATAATTTACACCATTTTTAAATTACTATAA
- a CDS encoding glycosyltransferase, whose protein sequence is MNQLHVFLIILYTACLLYMTFFCLLQLSLLKAYRKQKKNKVIVPSLTAEDEHPMVTIQLPIFNELYVVDRLLDNITKLDYPIEKMHIQVLDDSTDETVGHAQSKVAFYKSQGFDIEHIHRTNRQGYKAGALKEGMKSAKGEFVAIFDADFLPNPDFLKRALPHFSHERIAVVQSRWAHLNEDYSLLTRLQAFQLNVHFTVEQAGRCEADHFLQFNGTAGIWRKAAIEDAGGWHSDTLTEDLDLSYRAQIKGWKIKFVEDITCPAELPVEIYGYKSQQFRWMKGGAENSKKLLPTILKADLPLKTKFYAAMHLLGSSIFLVIFWVALISVPVLYAMDDMGMKATFLGFCLLGTISMMSIFYEANVVTCWQDQPLGKRLLNFAILFPVFMAVSMGLSFHNSIAVIQGFRGKKSSFVRTPKFSIIKSTESFSKNQYIIQKIDWKTWAEAIIFAYFAFAIGLGLVIEYYSFIMFHIMLMVGFGINFFYSMRHLSTK, encoded by the coding sequence ATGAACCAACTACATGTCTTTTTAATCATTCTATATACGGCTTGCTTGTTGTATATGACATTTTTCTGTCTTCTTCAATTAAGCCTTTTAAAGGCATACAGGAAGCAAAAGAAAAACAAAGTTATCGTTCCTTCACTCACTGCTGAGGATGAACATCCGATGGTGACCATTCAGCTTCCTATCTTTAATGAGCTGTATGTGGTGGATCGGTTGTTGGATAACATCACCAAGTTGGATTACCCAATTGAAAAAATGCACATCCAGGTATTGGATGATTCTACAGATGAAACTGTAGGACATGCACAATCCAAGGTGGCATTCTATAAAAGTCAGGGATTTGACATTGAACACATTCACAGAACCAACCGCCAAGGTTACAAAGCTGGAGCTTTAAAGGAAGGAATGAAATCTGCGAAAGGCGAGTTTGTTGCAATTTTTGACGCAGACTTTTTACCCAACCCGGATTTTTTAAAAAGAGCATTACCCCATTTTAGCCATGAACGTATAGCTGTAGTACAAAGCAGATGGGCTCACCTGAATGAAGATTATTCCCTATTGACCAGATTGCAGGCATTCCAGCTCAATGTACACTTTACGGTAGAACAGGCAGGCAGATGTGAAGCAGATCATTTTCTACAATTTAATGGTACTGCTGGTATTTGGCGTAAGGCTGCCATAGAAGACGCTGGAGGTTGGCATTCCGATACCCTGACTGAAGATCTAGACCTTAGCTACAGAGCACAAATCAAGGGTTGGAAGATTAAATTTGTGGAGGATATTACCTGCCCGGCAGAATTACCGGTTGAAATTTATGGCTACAAATCTCAGCAATTTCGCTGGATGAAAGGAGGTGCAGAAAATTCCAAAAAACTTTTGCCTACAATCTTAAAAGCAGATTTACCACTAAAGACAAAATTTTACGCTGCCATGCACTTATTGGGCAGCAGTATTTTTCTCGTAATATTCTGGGTTGCATTGATCAGTGTTCCGGTCCTTTATGCAATGGATGATATGGGTATGAAAGCTACCTTCCTTGGATTTTGTTTGTTAGGTACTATTTCCATGATGTCCATTTTTTATGAAGCTAATGTAGTTACCTGCTGGCAGGACCAACCTCTTGGAAAAAGGTTGTTGAATTTTGCCATATTATTTCCTGTTTTCATGGCTGTCTCCATGGGACTTAGTTTTCACAACAGCATAGCCGTAATTCAAGGTTTCCGTGGAAAGAAATCCAGCTTTGTACGTACACCAAAATTCAGCATCATCAAGAGCACAGAATCTTTTAGCAAAAACCAATACATCATTCAAAAAATTGATTGGAAAACTTGGGCGGAAGCTATCATATTCGCATATTTTGCTTTTGCCATAGGACTTGGACTGGTGATTGAATATTACTCCTTCATTATGTTTCACATCATGTTGATGGTAGGTTTTGGCATAAATTTTTTCTATTCCATGCGCCATCTGAGCACCAAGTAA
- a CDS encoding vanadium-dependent haloperoxidase, whose translation MKMCLNNISILKYFLVLSMMLTFYSCGNQKNLDVSRKEIIRDWNTLLTELERFTPGYRGPVSARMFAYVELGAYLSSIGECDFLNTSDFLNNLELYHGVEEKGIEPGIAINSCFADLAEMFFPTVSEDFKARVSQLNQKCKNKFINRLSPEAFNRSLLYGKEVAHKIWEYSKTDKVGHDGFLFNYDNFYIPPACKGCWQQIGERPMPALLPHWGKIRTFLIKPGDIAINPPIPFDTTVFSDYFKQAQELVYVSENNSKEDKWIAEFWSDDKAGLTMTPVGRWFSIASQASAKSNLSFRKVLELNMVLGLAMNDASAITWAAKYHYNVQRPEAFIQKYIQPTWVSMIPAPSFPAYPSGHSVFGATAAVILENYFGSNFNLTDNSHEGRKEFLGKPRTFNSFFEMANENARSRMHLGVHFRMDCEEGMRLGTRIGKVYTGKKGFLSING comes from the coding sequence ATGAAAATGTGTTTAAATAATATTTCCATCTTAAAATACTTTTTGGTACTGTCCATGATGTTGACTTTTTATTCATGCGGCAACCAAAAAAACCTGGACGTTTCCAGAAAAGAAATCATCAGAGATTGGAATACATTGTTGACGGAATTGGAGCGATTTACACCCGGATATCGAGGTCCTGTCAGCGCAAGAATGTTTGCTTATGTAGAGTTAGGGGCTTATTTATCTTCCATTGGAGAATGCGATTTTCTAAATACCTCTGATTTTTTAAATAATTTGGAATTGTATCATGGGGTGGAAGAAAAAGGGATAGAGCCTGGCATTGCCATAAATAGTTGTTTTGCAGATTTGGCAGAAATGTTTTTTCCGACGGTATCAGAAGATTTTAAAGCAAGGGTAAGCCAACTTAACCAAAAATGTAAAAATAAATTTATTAACAGGCTAAGTCCCGAAGCGTTCAACAGATCATTACTATACGGTAAAGAAGTTGCGCATAAAATTTGGGAATATTCCAAGACTGATAAGGTTGGTCACGATGGATTTTTGTTTAATTATGACAACTTTTATATTCCTCCTGCTTGTAAAGGTTGTTGGCAACAGATTGGCGAAAGACCAATGCCGGCATTGTTACCACACTGGGGCAAAATCAGAACCTTTCTGATTAAGCCCGGAGACATTGCAATTAATCCACCAATACCTTTCGACACTACCGTTTTTTCTGACTATTTCAAGCAAGCTCAGGAATTGGTTTATGTCAGCGAGAATAATTCTAAGGAGGATAAATGGATTGCAGAATTTTGGAGTGATGACAAAGCCGGATTGACCATGACTCCTGTGGGTAGATGGTTTTCCATTGCAAGCCAGGCTTCTGCAAAATCTAATCTGAGTTTTAGAAAAGTACTTGAATTAAATATGGTATTGGGATTGGCGATGAATGATGCCAGTGCGATCACCTGGGCAGCAAAGTATCATTACAATGTGCAAAGACCCGAAGCATTCATTCAGAAATACATCCAACCCACATGGGTTTCTATGATTCCTGCGCCATCATTTCCAGCGTATCCTTCCGGACACTCGGTTTTTGGAGCTACTGCCGCCGTAATTTTAGAAAATTATTTTGGCAGCAATTTCAATTTAACGGACAATTCCCATGAAGGAAGGAAAGAGTTCTTAGGCAAACCAAGAACATTTAACTCCTTTTTTGAAATGGCCAATGAAAATGCCAGATCGCGAATGCATTTAGGGGTTCATTTTAGAATGGACTGCGAAGAGGGAATGAGACTTGGTACCAGAATAGGAAAAGTATATACCGGTAAAAAAGGATTCCTTAGTATAAATGGTTAA
- a CDS encoding response regulator transcription factor encodes MLKVLLIEDEVKLLQSLKQGLEENHIEVETARDGELGIALLEKNDYHVVVSDVLMPGISGIQVLKKLRESGKHTPFIFLSALNHTDDKIEGLEAGADDYLPKPFEFKELLLRIKALARRPAEIKQTTGDVLAFGDIELRYKTKEAYRKSANHRIPLTPKEFALIEYFLLNPERVISKNELSEKVWNMDFDTGTNIVEVYVNFLRKKIDRNDQQKLIHTVFKTGYILKSE; translated from the coding sequence ATGCTTAAAGTTCTTCTGATAGAAGATGAAGTGAAGTTATTGCAGTCCCTTAAGCAAGGTCTGGAAGAAAATCATATTGAAGTGGAGACTGCCAGAGACGGAGAATTAGGCATTGCGCTATTGGAAAAAAACGATTACCATGTCGTGGTATCCGACGTTCTGATGCCCGGAATTTCAGGAATTCAGGTTTTAAAAAAGCTGCGGGAAAGTGGCAAGCACACCCCCTTTATTTTTCTATCTGCACTAAATCATACGGATGATAAAATCGAAGGATTGGAGGCTGGTGCTGACGATTATCTGCCAAAGCCTTTTGAATTTAAGGAGTTGCTTTTACGCATAAAGGCATTGGCCAGACGTCCTGCGGAGATCAAACAAACCACAGGGGATGTGCTTGCTTTCGGTGATATAGAACTGCGTTATAAAACCAAAGAAGCATACAGAAAATCAGCCAACCACAGAATACCATTAACTCCTAAGGAGTTTGCTTTGATAGAATATTTTTTATTGAATCCGGAAAGAGTGATTTCTAAAAATGAGTTGTCCGAAAAGGTTTGGAATATGGATTTTGACACAGGAACCAATATTGTAGAGGTGTATGTCAATTTTTTAAGAAAGAAGATTGACAGGAATGATCAACAAAAGTTGATCCACACTGTTTTTAAGACCGGGTATATTCTAAAGTCGGAATAA
- a CDS encoding vanadium-dependent haloperoxidase, whose amino-acid sequence MLYRINKITALIFVFGMALFTNGCKKDNDTSNGNSNTNLVSSHPYNVVWEWNELFLALDKDAMGFRPGPGPRALGYLGIAAYEVCVPGMPNFNSLKNLPSFQGSNIPELTNANEIHYPSAVNAAYAYLMSRLFEKVSYFQSARGSHIANTEAGLKLIEDLRISLESKYKAEAGNSKYNASKEWGERVASAIWEWSKTDTYGHEAYLNPLNNDPLKTPYHNWKEASLDANGKRIPGKWAPTNDNPDGGMFPFWGRVRTFATNNSQKISRPPLPYSESKTSQWYANNLEVYSATTPKASYEDEWIAEFWSDDLFGLTFAPPPRMVAIMDQVFVNEKSTLEEAVYAAAVMGITLNDCAVVCWNSKWHYNTERPEHFIKDVIDPTWESQLDHPYTGTRGVTPAFPAYPSGHSTFGGGGAFALAAIWGDHYTLTDRCHENRSEFIGTPRTFYNFSDLGLEDALSRIPLGVHIRIDCVEGVRLGREIGARVAAMPWKK is encoded by the coding sequence ATGCTTTACAGAATTAACAAAATCACTGCCCTGATTTTTGTGTTCGGGATGGCCTTGTTTACCAATGGTTGTAAGAAGGACAATGATACCAGTAATGGGAATTCAAACACAAATTTAGTTTCATCCCATCCATACAATGTTGTGTGGGAATGGAATGAGTTATTCCTTGCCTTGGATAAAGACGCAATGGGCTTCAGACCGGGTCCAGGACCACGCGCGCTTGGTTACCTGGGGATTGCGGCTTACGAAGTTTGCGTACCCGGTATGCCGAATTTTAACTCCTTAAAAAATTTACCAAGCTTCCAGGGGTCAAATATTCCGGAATTGACCAATGCAAATGAGATACACTACCCTTCTGCAGTCAATGCAGCCTATGCCTATCTGATGAGCAGGTTATTTGAAAAAGTAAGCTATTTTCAATCAGCAAGAGGTAGTCACATTGCGAATACTGAGGCTGGGTTGAAGTTAATTGAAGATTTGCGAATCAGCCTTGAAAGTAAATACAAAGCTGAGGCGGGTAATTCTAAATACAATGCCTCTAAAGAATGGGGAGAGAGAGTAGCATCTGCCATTTGGGAATGGTCAAAAACAGATACCTATGGCCATGAAGCCTACCTGAATCCACTCAATAACGATCCACTAAAGACACCTTACCACAATTGGAAAGAAGCCAGTTTGGATGCCAATGGCAAAAGAATACCCGGCAAATGGGCTCCTACCAACGACAATCCGGATGGTGGCATGTTTCCATTTTGGGGTAGAGTGAGAACTTTTGCAACCAACAATTCACAAAAAATTTCCAGACCTCCTTTGCCTTATAGCGAATCTAAAACTTCACAATGGTATGCCAACAATCTGGAAGTTTATTCAGCTACAACGCCTAAAGCAAGTTATGAAGATGAGTGGATAGCTGAATTTTGGTCAGATGATTTATTTGGATTAACCTTTGCCCCTCCTCCAAGAATGGTTGCCATCATGGACCAGGTATTTGTAAATGAAAAATCTACCCTTGAGGAAGCTGTTTATGCTGCTGCAGTGATGGGTATTACCTTAAATGATTGTGCAGTGGTGTGTTGGAATTCCAAATGGCATTACAATACTGAAAGACCTGAACATTTTATTAAAGACGTGATAGATCCTACCTGGGAATCTCAGTTGGATCACCCTTACACCGGAACCAGAGGTGTTACACCGGCGTTTCCTGCTTACCCTTCCGGTCACTCTACTTTCGGTGGTGGTGGTGCTTTTGCTTTAGCTGCAATCTGGGGTGATCATTACACTCTGACTGACCGTTGTCACGAAAACAGATCTGAGTTTATTGGTACACCGAGGACGTTTTATAATTTCAGTGACCTCGGATTAGAGGATGCATTATCCAGAATTCCATTGGGTGTTCATATCAGAATTGATTGTGTGGAAGGCGTTCGCCTTGGAAGGGAAATTGGGGCAAGAGTCGCGGCCATGCCTTGGAAAAAGTAA
- a CDS encoding vanadium-dependent haloperoxidase has translation MTSKLTKLTTFLLLLGMVLVNNGCKNDTDTNGNDTSVKKVSDYPNEAVYEWNELFLKIERYAAGYRPGPAPTALAYMGFAVYEATAPGFSEYKSIQNHFPEITIPKIEDGKEYHWPTVVNAVYGNMMPRFFVDQPQEHKGWMSTLDARLLKKYREEASDEVIERSRKRGQEVGEAVWKWFTTDLVAYNHYKDPFQGYDWQANYKKEGDWKPTPPGPNKPMGGVYGRCRTFVLQGNAEKTSRKPLPYSTDKNSPYYGQAYEVITRNNSLEAEEDQWVGEFWSDDLLNQTFSPGPRWIAIGDQVLKNENSNLEIAIAMSAKVGIALHEAAVACWYSKYYYNVERPQTFINKYMDPTWVSSLIYAENKWVGFTPPFPAYPSGHSTMGAAGAEALGSIFGYAYGMTDYCHQGRAEFNGTPRTFGSFFEMAQENAWSRVPLGVHWRMDCEEGVRFGTEIARKMNSRIPWKG, from the coding sequence ATGACTTCCAAATTAACAAAATTAACTACTTTCTTATTGTTGCTGGGGATGGTCCTTGTCAACAATGGTTGCAAAAATGACACCGACACCAACGGAAACGATACATCTGTCAAAAAGGTAAGCGATTATCCTAATGAAGCTGTATACGAATGGAATGAATTATTTCTAAAAATCGAGCGTTATGCTGCCGGTTACCGTCCGGGACCTGCCCCTACTGCATTGGCATATATGGGTTTTGCAGTTTATGAGGCGACAGCACCAGGATTTTCAGAATACAAATCCATTCAAAATCACTTTCCGGAAATCACCATCCCTAAAATTGAAGACGGCAAGGAATATCATTGGCCAACAGTTGTGAATGCTGTATATGGTAACATGATGCCAAGATTTTTCGTGGATCAGCCTCAGGAACATAAAGGATGGATGTCCACCCTTGATGCACGATTGTTAAAAAAATATCGTGAAGAGGCTTCTGATGAAGTGATCGAAAGATCCAGAAAAAGAGGTCAGGAAGTGGGAGAAGCAGTATGGAAATGGTTTACTACAGATCTTGTAGCGTATAATCATTACAAAGACCCATTCCAGGGTTATGACTGGCAGGCGAATTACAAAAAAGAAGGAGATTGGAAACCTACTCCTCCGGGACCAAACAAACCAATGGGCGGTGTTTATGGAAGATGCAGAACTTTTGTATTGCAAGGGAATGCAGAAAAAACGTCCAGAAAACCATTGCCTTATAGCACAGATAAAAACTCTCCTTACTACGGACAAGCCTACGAAGTCATTACCCGCAACAATTCATTGGAAGCTGAAGAAGACCAATGGGTGGGTGAATTCTGGAGCGATGATTTGTTGAATCAGACATTTTCTCCAGGCCCAAGATGGATTGCTATTGGTGATCAGGTTTTGAAAAATGAAAACAGTAATTTAGAAATCGCAATTGCCATGAGTGCAAAGGTGGGCATCGCTTTGCATGAAGCTGCGGTAGCATGCTGGTATTCCAAATACTATTACAATGTAGAAAGACCACAGACATTTATCAATAAATATATGGATCCGACTTGGGTGTCATCCTTGATTTATGCAGAAAACAAATGGGTAGGATTTACGCCACCATTTCCTGCATATCCTTCCGGTCACTCTACCATGGGTGCAGCAGGTGCAGAAGCATTGGGGTCAATTTTTGGATATGCATATGGTATGACCGATTATTGTCATCAAGGCAGAGCGGAGTTTAATGGAACACCGCGCACATTTGGAAGTTTCTTTGAAATGGCTCAGGAGAATGCATGGTCGAGAGTTCCGCTTGGCGTACACTGGAGAATGGATTGTGAAGAAGGTGTAAGATTCGGTACTGAAATTGCACGTAAAATGAATTCAAGAATTCCTTGGAAAGGATAA